From a single Chloracidobacterium thermophilum B genomic region:
- the moeB gene encoding molybdopterin-synthase adenylyltransferase MoeB, giving the protein MIVPSIAGGAPDGDTAGRPLPELTPEEYTRYGRHLILPEVGLEGQRKLKQARVLMVGTGGLGAPLGMYLAAAGVGTLGIVDFDVVDASNLQRQIIHGTKDIGRPKVASARDRLQDINPNVKLEIHETRLTSRNALDIIREYDIVVDGTDNFPTRYLVNDACVLLDKPNVYGSIFRFEGQASVFWGSRGPCYRCLYPEPPPPGLVPSCAEGGVLGVLPGIVGAIQANETIKLILGAEGVLLGRLLLFDAWRMKFRELKLRKHPQCALCSDHPTIRELIDYEQFCGLKPPASTEKPAMEEITAVELKRRLDLGEDLQIIDVREPHEYEIARLPNSKLIPLGEIVARRDEIDPTRTTIVHCKMGGRSARAIQALKNAGFPGELINLAGGITAWSNDVDPSVPKY; this is encoded by the coding sequence ATGATTGTGCCTTCGATTGCCGGGGGCGCACCGGATGGTGATACGGCCGGGCGTCCGCTGCCTGAACTGACCCCGGAGGAATACACCCGCTATGGGCGCCATCTCATCCTGCCCGAAGTCGGGTTGGAAGGCCAGCGCAAGCTCAAGCAGGCGCGCGTTCTGATGGTGGGGACGGGAGGGCTGGGCGCGCCGTTGGGGATGTATCTGGCGGCGGCCGGGGTCGGGACGCTGGGCATTGTGGATTTTGACGTGGTGGATGCCTCGAACCTGCAACGGCAGATCATTCACGGCACGAAGGACATCGGCCGTCCGAAGGTGGCTTCGGCGCGCGACCGGCTTCAGGACATCAATCCCAACGTCAAACTCGAAATCCACGAAACCCGCCTGACGAGCCGCAACGCACTGGACATCATCCGCGAGTACGACATCGTCGTGGACGGCACGGACAACTTTCCCACCCGCTACCTGGTCAATGACGCCTGCGTGCTGCTCGACAAGCCCAACGTCTATGGTTCGATTTTCCGCTTCGAGGGGCAGGCGAGTGTCTTCTGGGGATCGCGTGGCCCGTGCTACCGCTGCCTGTATCCTGAACCGCCGCCGCCCGGACTCGTGCCGTCCTGCGCTGAAGGGGGGGTGTTGGGTGTGCTGCCGGGCATTGTCGGTGCCATTCAGGCCAATGAAACCATCAAGCTGATTCTCGGCGCTGAAGGCGTGCTGCTGGGGCGGCTGCTGCTCTTTGACGCCTGGCGGATGAAATTCCGTGAACTCAAACTGCGCAAACATCCGCAGTGCGCGCTGTGCAGCGACCACCCGACGATTCGGGAACTTATTGACTACGAGCAATTTTGCGGTCTCAAGCCGCCAGCTTCGACGGAGAAACCGGCCATGGAAGAAATCACTGCGGTGGAACTCAAACGCCGTCTCGATCTGGGTGAAGACTTGCAGATCATTGATGTCCGCGAGCCGCACGAGTACGAAATTGCCCGCCTGCCAAACAGCAAGCTCATTCCGTTGGGGGAAATCGTCGCCCGCCGGGATGAGATTGACCCAACACGCACGACGATTGTCCACTGCAAGATGGGTGGACGCAGCGCCCGCGCCATCCAGGCACTGAAAAATGCAGGTTTTCCGGGGGAACTCATCAACTTGGCCGGCGGTATCACGGCCTGGTCGAATGACGTTGACCCCAGCGTGCCAAAATACTGA
- a CDS encoding Mov34/MPN/PAD-1 family protein produces MLVLTTEQEAAIRAHGEADYPYECCGLLLGTFAADGRKTTVEVMPISNAREESAKRNRFLITPQELMRGERYARSRQLDIIGFYHSHPDHPAVPSGYDLDHALPMYSYVIVSVAQGRAGEVQSWELEADRSRFNPESIVKG; encoded by the coding sequence ATGCTGGTGCTGACGACCGAACAGGAAGCGGCCATCCGCGCCCATGGCGAAGCCGATTACCCTTACGAATGCTGTGGTCTGCTGCTCGGCACTTTTGCTGCCGATGGCCGCAAAACGACGGTGGAGGTGATGCCGATTTCCAATGCGCGGGAGGAGAGCGCCAAGCGCAACCGCTTTCTCATCACGCCACAGGAACTCATGCGTGGCGAACGCTATGCGCGCAGCCGCCAGCTCGACATCATCGGCTTTTATCACTCGCATCCCGATCACCCGGCCGTCCCATCGGGTTATGACCTTGACCATGCCCTGCCGATGTATTCCTATGTCATCGTGTCGGTGGCGCAGGGACGCGCCGGGGAGGTGCAGTCCTGGGAACTGGAAGCTGACCGCAGCCGCTTCAACCCTGAGTCCATCGTGAAAGGATGA
- a CDS encoding peroxiredoxin: METAISLPRINDPAPDFEAKSTHGVIRLSDYKGKWVVLFSHPADFTPVCTTEFVAFAERAADFEQRQAQLIGLSVDSVPAHIAWVRDIERHFGVRITFPVIADLDMKVAQKYGLIHPGASETATVRAVFIIDDKGIVRAIIYYPMNLGRNIDEILRALEALQTADANACSMPANWRPGDKVVVPPPQTVADAAARVQSGEYEVIDWYLSKKAV; this comes from the coding sequence ATGGAAACGGCCATTTCACTCCCGCGCATCAACGATCCCGCGCCCGACTTTGAAGCCAAGTCCACGCATGGGGTCATTCGACTTTCGGATTACAAGGGCAAGTGGGTCGTGCTGTTTTCACATCCGGCCGACTTCACCCCGGTCTGCACGACGGAGTTTGTCGCCTTTGCTGAGCGGGCCGCCGACTTCGAGCAGCGGCAGGCGCAGCTCATCGGGCTGTCGGTGGATTCCGTCCCGGCGCACATTGCCTGGGTACGCGACATCGAGCGTCACTTTGGCGTCAGGATCACGTTTCCGGTCATTGCCGACCTGGATATGAAAGTCGCCCAGAAGTATGGGCTGATTCATCCCGGCGCATCGGAGACGGCGACGGTGCGGGCCGTCTTCATCATTGATGACAAAGGCATTGTCCGGGCCATCATTTACTACCCGATGAATCTGGGACGGAACATAGATGAAATCCTCCGGGCGCTGGAGGCCCTGCAGACGGCTGACGCCAACGCCTGCTCGATGCCGGCCAACTGGCGGCCGGGCGATAAGGTCGTCGTCCCGCCACCCCAGACCGTGGCCGATGCCGCCGCGCGGGTGCAGTCCGGTGAATATGAGGTCATAGACTGGTATCTCTCGAAAAAAGCGGTCTGA
- the bchU gene encoding bacteriochlorophyllide d C-20 methyltransferase BchU: protein MSSPVPAAAEHPADVRDDALYEQYLRACDMTYRGTVDMFVLKAAYELGLFGHLAEQPQSVEALATATGSRLNRLVKFTDMLVEMELLTRDAEGRLALTPFARQFFLPPNPANENLTMEPFVRYAVTIMERYHLHLAKVIRGEMDFTALTPWPPRTREDSAFYEEIHRSNNHFVRNLLVEEADLEGVTHLLDVGGGNGDIAIALAKRFPSIERITLVNLPSALEIVRDNVAAHGLSDRIVPVALDMYRDPYPACDAVLFARILYPFNAQVCAMLLGKAQAALPSGGRVIVADMLLRDERGLANYDYLAHFLTSVGVDPAMMTFKRQDEYFDVFGQLGFVDARKVARHGHVLYQARKG, encoded by the coding sequence ATGTCAAGTCCGGTTCCAGCGGCCGCCGAACACCCGGCCGATGTGCGTGATGATGCGCTCTATGAGCAGTATTTGCGTGCGTGCGATATGACTTACCGTGGCACGGTGGATATGTTCGTCCTCAAGGCCGCCTATGAGCTTGGTCTGTTTGGTCATCTGGCTGAGCAGCCCCAGTCGGTCGAGGCGCTGGCAACCGCCACCGGAAGCCGTCTCAACCGGTTGGTCAAGTTTACGGACATGCTTGTGGAAATGGAGTTGCTCACTAGGGATGCCGAAGGCCGGCTGGCGCTGACGCCCTTTGCCCGCCAGTTTTTCCTGCCGCCCAATCCGGCCAACGAAAACCTGACCATGGAGCCTTTTGTGCGCTACGCCGTCACGATTATGGAGCGGTATCACCTGCATCTGGCCAAGGTCATCCGGGGCGAGATGGACTTCACGGCGCTGACGCCCTGGCCGCCCAGAACCCGCGAAGACAGCGCGTTTTACGAGGAAATCCACCGCAGCAACAACCATTTCGTCCGCAACCTGCTCGTGGAGGAAGCCGATCTCGAAGGCGTCACGCATCTGCTCGATGTCGGCGGCGGCAATGGCGACATTGCGATTGCTCTGGCCAAGCGGTTTCCGTCTATCGAACGCATCACGCTGGTCAACCTGCCGTCGGCGCTGGAAATTGTGCGGGACAACGTGGCCGCGCACGGATTGTCTGACCGCATTGTGCCGGTGGCCCTGGATATGTACCGCGATCCGTACCCGGCCTGCGACGCCGTACTGTTTGCCCGCATTCTCTATCCCTTCAACGCCCAGGTGTGCGCCATGCTGCTGGGGAAAGCGCAGGCGGCGCTGCCGTCGGGTGGGCGCGTCATCGTGGCTGACATGCTGCTGCGCGACGAACGTGGCTTGGCCAACTACGACTATCTGGCGCACTTTCTGACCAGCGTGGGGGTTGATCCAGCGATGATGACCTTCAAGCGGCAGGATGAATACTTCGATGTGTTCGGGCAGCTTGGCTTTGTGGACGCCCGGAAGGTCGCGCGCCACGGTCATGTGCTCTATCAGGCGCGCAAGGGGTGA
- a CDS encoding cation-translocating P-type ATPase yields MQRDDSAATNALPPTPWHALSAQDIYARLQTTPDGLTPDDVAARQRQYGRNLLPTKPPPKLWLVILHQFTNSLIYILLIAGLVALAIGDFKDAAFIFGVVILNAIIGTYQEWRAEQNAYALQSLLEIRSRVRRRGEVLTVSAEDLVPGDIVLFESGDKVAADVRLVQVSNLGVDEALLTGESMPITKSVAPLAETTPVSDRTNMVFAGSLVVTGRGMGVVVETGTRTEVGRIAQSLIEVASAKPPLLVRMEQFSHQVGIIILACSCLLGVVSVLQGLPVREVFLVMVGLAVAAIPEGLPVALTVALSIATARMANRKVIARRLVAVESLGSCTVIASDKTGTLTLNEQTAQVIILPDGQRFEATGQGYCGEGEVTLADGRPLTDAQREVLRRLGRAAILCNEGALTRTAEGWRHSGDAMDVALLALGHKLGLTPETERKNHPLLEEIPFESERRYAAVAYRSGNQTHVAVKGAVEVVAGFCQTMLTANGERPLDLNHVVQQSDALAAEGYRVLAIAHGTVAPAGDTLPDLTQVKGLTLVGLVGFIDPLRPEVKAAVAQARRAGVKVLMITGDHPLTALAIARDLGLAQSKEETVAGKELAGLTGEQLRQWLDAHPQVRVFARVTPDQKLAIVDALVARGEVVAVTGDGVNDAPALNRANIGVAMGSGTDVAKEAAQIIITDDNFASIVAGIEEGRYAYANIRKVTWFLISTGAASLILIGGTVALALPMPLSAVQWLWLNLVTNGIQDVALAFEAGEEGAMRQPPRDPKEGIFDRRMITHVLLGGITMAVLCFGLWVYLMNSGVEVNSARNILLAFFVLIQFFYVLTCRSETASAFSISWRRNPVLIGGALTALSVHILSMNWSVMQSVLRLEPLSLDKWFGLAALATIVFIVMETYKRWQRMSQERTLTQETPTTA; encoded by the coding sequence ATGCAGCGAGACGACTCGGCCGCCACCAATGCCCTGCCGCCCACTCCGTGGCATGCCCTTTCGGCACAAGACATCTACGCCCGCCTGCAAACGACTCCCGACGGTCTCACTCCCGACGACGTGGCGGCCCGCCAGCGCCAGTATGGACGGAACCTGCTCCCCACTAAGCCGCCGCCCAAGCTCTGGCTCGTCATTCTGCACCAATTCACGAATTCGCTCATTTACATTCTGCTCATTGCCGGACTGGTCGCCCTCGCCATCGGCGACTTCAAGGATGCCGCTTTCATTTTTGGCGTCGTCATCCTCAATGCCATCATTGGAACCTATCAGGAATGGCGGGCTGAACAAAACGCCTACGCCTTGCAGAGCCTGCTCGAAATCCGCTCGCGAGTCCGGCGGCGAGGCGAAGTGCTCACCGTTTCGGCCGAAGACCTCGTGCCGGGCGACATCGTGCTGTTTGAATCCGGTGACAAGGTGGCCGCTGACGTGCGTCTGGTTCAGGTGTCAAACCTGGGCGTGGATGAGGCACTGCTGACAGGCGAATCCATGCCGATCACCAAGTCCGTCGCACCGCTGGCTGAAACCACACCGGTCAGCGACCGGACGAACATGGTCTTTGCCGGCTCACTGGTCGTGACGGGGCGCGGTATGGGGGTCGTGGTCGAAACCGGCACCCGCACGGAAGTCGGCCGCATTGCCCAGTCGCTCATCGAGGTCGCCAGCGCCAAACCGCCGCTGCTCGTGCGCATGGAGCAGTTTTCCCATCAGGTCGGCATCATCATTCTGGCCTGCTCCTGTCTGCTCGGCGTGGTGTCGGTGTTGCAGGGTCTGCCTGTCCGGGAGGTGTTTCTCGTCATGGTTGGGCTGGCCGTGGCGGCTATTCCAGAGGGGCTGCCGGTGGCGCTCACCGTGGCGCTCTCCATTGCAACGGCGCGAATGGCCAACCGCAAGGTCATTGCGCGGCGCCTGGTGGCCGTGGAAAGTCTTGGGAGCTGCACGGTCATTGCCAGCGACAAGACCGGCACGCTGACCCTCAACGAGCAGACGGCGCAGGTGATCATCCTGCCGGACGGGCAACGCTTTGAAGCCACCGGTCAGGGCTACTGCGGGGAAGGTGAAGTCACGCTGGCTGATGGTCGTCCGCTGACCGACGCCCAACGCGAGGTATTGCGCCGCCTGGGACGGGCGGCCATTCTGTGCAATGAAGGGGCGCTGACACGCACTGCCGAGGGCTGGCGGCACAGTGGCGACGCCATGGACGTGGCCCTGCTGGCTCTGGGCCACAAACTCGGCCTGACACCCGAAACGGAACGGAAAAACCATCCGCTTCTGGAAGAAATCCCGTTTGAATCCGAACGGCGCTATGCGGCTGTTGCCTACCGCAGCGGAAACCAGACTCACGTCGCTGTCAAAGGTGCGGTGGAGGTCGTGGCCGGTTTTTGTCAGACCATGCTGACCGCCAACGGCGAACGCCCGCTGGACCTCAACCATGTGGTGCAGCAGTCCGACGCACTGGCGGCCGAAGGCTACCGCGTGCTGGCTATCGCCCACGGCACGGTAGCCCCGGCAGGCGATACACTGCCCGACCTGACGCAGGTCAAAGGACTCACCCTCGTTGGACTCGTGGGCTTCATTGACCCGCTGCGCCCGGAGGTCAAAGCCGCCGTTGCCCAGGCGCGGCGCGCCGGCGTCAAGGTGCTGATGATTACTGGCGATCATCCACTGACCGCGCTGGCCATTGCCCGTGACCTGGGACTGGCGCAAAGCAAGGAGGAGACCGTTGCCGGAAAGGAACTGGCCGGACTGACCGGCGAACAACTCCGGCAATGGCTCGATGCCCATCCGCAGGTGCGGGTGTTTGCCCGGGTTACGCCGGACCAGAAGCTGGCCATTGTGGATGCGCTCGTGGCACGTGGTGAAGTCGTCGCCGTGACTGGTGATGGCGTCAACGACGCTCCGGCGCTCAACCGGGCCAACATTGGCGTGGCGATGGGTTCCGGCACGGACGTGGCCAAGGAAGCAGCGCAGATCATCATCACCGACGACAACTTTGCCTCGATTGTGGCCGGCATCGAGGAAGGGCGTTACGCCTACGCCAACATCCGCAAAGTCACCTGGTTTCTCATTTCGACCGGCGCGGCTTCGCTCATTCTCATCGGCGGCACGGTCGCCCTGGCACTGCCTATGCCGCTGTCGGCCGTGCAGTGGTTGTGGCTCAACCTGGTGACGAACGGCATTCAGGATGTGGCGCTGGCATTCGAGGCCGGCGAGGAGGGTGCGATGCGGCAGCCGCCACGCGACCCGAAAGAGGGCATCTTCGACCGGCGCATGATCACCCACGTGCTGCTCGGCGGCATAACCATGGCCGTGCTGTGCTTTGGGCTGTGGGTGTACCTGATGAACAGCGGTGTGGAAGTCAACTCGGCGCGCAACATTCTGCTGGCATTCTTTGTGCTGATTCAGTTTTTCTACGTGCTTACCTGCCGGTCGGAAACGGCATCGGCCTTCAGCATTTCCTGGCGACGTAACCCGGTACTCATTGGCGGGGCGCTCACGGCGCTCAGCGTTCACATCCTTTCGATGAACTGGTCGGTGATGCAGTCGGTCCTGCGCCTTGAACCCTTGTCTCTGGACAAGTGGTTTGGACTGGCGGCACTGGCAACCATCGTGTTCATCGTGATGGAGACCTACAAACGCTGGCAGCGGATGAGTCAGGAGCGCACCCTGACCCAGGAAACCCCAACCACGGCCTGA
- a CDS encoding PLP-dependent cysteine synthase family protein — protein MAESPGTLAAAIGNTPLIRLRRVTAGLPEGVEVYAKAEHLNPGGSVKDRAALNMIRDGERRGALYPGKTILDATSGNTGIAYAMLGASLGYAVTLCLPKNASLERKKMLRIYGAEIIETNPLEATDGAQRLARQLAAEYPDRYFYPDQYNNDANWQAHYQTTANEIWAQTGGRITHFIAGLGTSGTFIGTSRRLKELNPSVQCISMQPDSPLHGLEGMKHMATALVPGIYDPHLADANVEVGTEAAQAMMRRLAREEGLFVGVSAGANVVAALNLAQTLPPGSVVVTVLCDSGTRYMSEDIWQEKPPEGKHP, from the coding sequence GTGGCTGAATCACCCGGAACCCTGGCGGCAGCGATCGGTAACACGCCGCTCATCCGGCTGCGGCGCGTCACCGCCGGCCTGCCGGAAGGGGTGGAAGTTTACGCCAAAGCGGAACATCTCAACCCTGGCGGTTCGGTCAAAGACCGGGCCGCGCTCAACATGATCCGGGACGGGGAACGGCGCGGGGCGCTTTATCCCGGCAAGACGATTCTGGATGCGACCAGCGGCAACACTGGCATTGCTTACGCCATGCTCGGCGCATCCCTGGGTTACGCCGTCACGTTGTGCCTGCCCAAAAATGCCAGCCTCGAACGCAAGAAAATGCTGCGCATCTACGGCGCGGAGATCATCGAAACCAATCCACTGGAGGCCACGGACGGTGCCCAGCGCCTGGCCAGGCAGCTCGCCGCCGAGTACCCGGACCGGTATTTCTACCCCGACCAGTACAACAACGATGCCAACTGGCAGGCGCACTACCAGACCACGGCCAACGAGATTTGGGCGCAGACCGGGGGCCGTATCACGCATTTCATTGCCGGGTTGGGCACGTCGGGGACATTCATCGGCACATCACGCCGACTCAAGGAACTCAATCCATCGGTTCAGTGCATCTCCATGCAGCCGGACTCGCCGCTGCATGGACTGGAAGGGATGAAGCACATGGCGACGGCGCTCGTACCGGGGATTTATGACCCCCACCTGGCGGATGCCAACGTCGAGGTTGGTACGGAAGCTGCCCAGGCCATGATGCGCCGGCTGGCGCGCGAAGAGGGTTTGTTCGTCGGCGTAAGCGCCGGAGCCAACGTCGTGGCCGCACTCAATCTGGCCCAAACGCTCCCGCCCGGCTCCGTGGTGGTGACGGTGTTGTGTGATTCGGGAACGCGCTACATGAGCGAGGACATCTGGCAGGAAAAACCCCCGGAAGGAAAACACCCCTAG
- a CDS encoding MFS transporter encodes MRCKTPIQGIYRRCFAGGWLPGGALLRAGGRLVYRPASSGPRNGRETLPTAAADCHLWSLVLMSHPGSRETVAYWAVCLLMLAALVDSQLIGAIAPSIASGIGASKTAVAQSAAVYSLANAATAFWLVGPGRTLHPIRGLPLAALLSIVASVVAALSPNLWVFYLARMMAGFSGGLVSALAIAALANTSSYAARGVQMSGVAVSYFLAPVIGVPLGAFLVGRFGWAAAFWFAALATAFSGALVLRFPLSEPLPVAPNPTPKAGGMRSLWQMANRSRSTRLALVSAAFVSGGLVAFSALLGTWLSDAFRADEFRIGLMFGLTGIGAVIGGAVGGKLADRYGKRRVAVLASGWMALGLLLVPTFAWTWGLYVSVAFAALCAAVRVAPLQALTSELVAPHERPAFIALRNGCSQLGIVATVALAGVAYRAGGFLAVAAVCAGVTVVAWACLRGLDDPQVERVSRDVPRPRLWQLGLRRVMVWVLILGLGLPYLVSVAVTKARTRPDERRRTDTPAALGAQYENVAFESAGIPLTGWYLPARTHPVTIVITHGLFRSRYETLERGVALWKLGYGVLLYDVRRHGRSRGEFSTVGYTERRDVRAAVEFVRQRAPYDRIVLLGVSMGAAASLLAAAETPEVAAVISDSSFRSFQDAVANDVRYLGLPRWPLAPVLTYTTAWRMGFAPGDFDVERAVHRLTVPVLFIGGRQDRRMPVETTLEPLYQAARHPAKRRLVIEEAAHGEAYPVAPQRYIEAIDGFIQEALMLP; translated from the coding sequence ATGCGGTGTAAGACGCCGATTCAGGGCATCTATCGTAGGTGTTTTGCCGGCGGATGGCTACCCGGCGGGGCGTTGCTCCGGGCTGGCGGCCGGTTGGTGTATCGTCCCGCGTCATCCGGGCCGCGCAATGGCAGAGAGACCCTGCCGACGGCTGCGGCCGACTGTCACCTGTGGAGTCTGGTGCTGATGAGTCATCCCGGAAGCCGTGAGACCGTGGCCTACTGGGCCGTGTGCCTGCTGATGCTCGCGGCGCTCGTGGATTCGCAGCTCATCGGGGCCATTGCCCCAAGCATTGCATCTGGAATTGGCGCTTCCAAAACAGCCGTAGCCCAGAGTGCGGCCGTATATTCGCTGGCCAATGCGGCAACGGCCTTCTGGCTGGTCGGGCCCGGCCGCACGTTGCATCCCATCCGCGGCCTGCCGCTGGCGGCGCTGTTGTCCATCGTGGCATCCGTCGTGGCTGCCCTGTCTCCCAACCTGTGGGTGTTTTATCTGGCGCGGATGATGGCTGGCTTTTCCGGCGGTCTTGTCTCCGCCCTGGCCATTGCCGCGTTGGCCAACACTTCGAGCTATGCGGCCCGTGGGGTGCAGATGAGCGGCGTGGCGGTGAGTTACTTTCTGGCGCCGGTCATTGGCGTGCCGCTGGGCGCTTTTCTCGTCGGACGCTTCGGCTGGGCGGCCGCCTTCTGGTTTGCGGCGCTGGCCACGGCTTTTTCCGGGGCGCTGGTGCTCCGGTTTCCGCTTTCGGAACCATTGCCGGTTGCGCCCAACCCGACGCCAAAAGCCGGAGGCATGCGAAGCCTGTGGCAGATGGCCAACCGCTCCCGTTCGACCCGGCTGGCGCTCGTCAGCGCGGCTTTCGTTTCCGGTGGTCTCGTCGCCTTTTCTGCCCTGCTGGGCACGTGGCTGTCGGATGCCTTTCGCGCCGACGAATTCCGCATCGGGCTGATGTTTGGCCTCACCGGGATTGGGGCGGTCATCGGAGGGGCCGTGGGCGGCAAACTGGCCGACCGCTACGGCAAGCGGCGGGTGGCTGTTCTCGCCAGTGGCTGGATGGCGTTGGGGCTGCTGCTGGTGCCTACCTTTGCCTGGACGTGGGGCCTCTACGTCTCTGTGGCGTTTGCAGCACTGTGCGCGGCGGTGCGCGTAGCGCCCCTTCAGGCGCTCACCAGCGAGTTGGTCGCCCCGCACGAACGCCCGGCTTTCATTGCCCTGCGCAATGGCTGCTCGCAACTGGGCATTGTGGCCACGGTGGCGCTGGCCGGTGTTGCCTACCGTGCCGGTGGCTTTCTGGCCGTGGCGGCCGTCTGCGCTGGCGTCACGGTCGTGGCCTGGGCCTGCCTGCGCGGCCTCGACGATCCACAGGTGGAACGGGTCTCCAGGGACGTGCCCCGGCCGCGTCTCTGGCAGCTCGGGCTGCGGCGCGTCATGGTATGGGTGCTCATCCTGGGCCTGGGACTGCCCTACCTGGTGAGTGTCGCCGTAACCAAGGCGCGGACGCGCCCGGATGAGCGCCGGCGCACGGATACACCAGCGGCGCTCGGTGCACAGTATGAGAATGTGGCTTTCGAGTCGGCCGGGATTCCACTCACGGGATGGTACCTGCCGGCCCGAACCCATCCGGTCACGATTGTCATCACCCACGGGCTTTTCCGCTCCCGGTATGAAACGCTGGAGCGCGGCGTGGCCCTGTGGAAGTTGGGCTATGGGGTGTTGCTCTATGACGTACGCCGCCACGGGCGGAGTCGTGGCGAGTTTTCGACCGTCGGCTACACCGAGCGGCGGGATGTACGGGCGGCTGTGGAGTTTGTCCGCCAGCGTGCGCCCTACGACCGCATTGTGTTGTTGGGCGTTTCAATGGGAGCTGCCGCGAGTCTGCTGGCGGCGGCCGAAACCCCGGAAGTCGCGGCGGTCATCAGTGACAGCAGCTTTCGGTCATTTCAGGATGCGGTGGCCAATGACGTACGCTACCTGGGGCTGCCCCGGTGGCCGCTGGCGCCGGTTTTGACCTACACGACCGCCTGGCGGATGGGATTTGCGCCTGGTGACTTTGACGTTGAACGCGCTGTGCACCGGCTCACCGTGCCGGTACTGTTCATTGGTGGCCGCCAGGACCGGCGCATGCCGGTGGAAACGACGCTCGAACCGCTGTACCAAGCGGCCCGGCATCCGGCAAAACGCCGGCTCGTCATCGAAGAGGCCGCCCACGGGGAAGCCTACCCGGTCGCTCCGCAGCGTTATATTGAGGCAATTGATGGCTTCATTCAGGAAGCACTCATGCTACCGTAG
- a CDS encoding alpha/beta hydrolase yields MKPIRSLNRLWFLGWLWLLGWVGLSGTAAVGQAVQTPTEPLPGKTDAMDYGVFHSASLGREVPYAVSLPPSYRTSPERRYPLVIFLHGMFNDERDWERRGVQAALDALRARGQVGEFIVAIPRGENSFYINARQGERYEDAIVQDFLPFIEQRYRTLGTRAGRLMAGISMGGYGALLIAFKHPQLFAGVAAHCAAIFTEVPRPPQGADDRIGTWRYGLATKLYGDPPDPEFFDQHSPLTLARRQAAALRQLKIYFDVGSEDRYRFDVGNQRLHETLESLGIPHEFTLASGGHGWAFLLARSEAAFGFCWRTLASSLRAEPAKALKKKP; encoded by the coding sequence ATGAAGCCCATCCGAAGCCTGAACCGGCTGTGGTTTCTGGGTTGGCTGTGGCTTCTGGGGTGGGTTGGCCTGTCTGGCACGGCGGCGGTGGGGCAGGCGGTTCAGACGCCGACAGAGCCGCTTCCGGGAAAGACGGACGCGATGGACTACGGGGTGTTTCACTCGGCCAGCCTGGGGCGGGAGGTGCCTTATGCGGTGTCGCTGCCGCCGTCATACCGCACGTCGCCGGAGCGGCGTTACCCGCTCGTCATTTTTCTGCACGGCATGTTCAATGACGAGCGTGACTGGGAGCGCCGGGGTGTCCAGGCAGCGCTGGATGCCCTGCGCGCCAGGGGGCAGGTGGGCGAATTCATCGTGGCCATCCCACGCGGTGAAAACAGCTTCTACATCAATGCCAGGCAGGGCGAACGCTACGAAGACGCCATCGTGCAGGACTTTCTGCCCTTCATCGAGCAGCGGTACCGCACGCTCGGCACGCGCGCCGGACGCCTGATGGCCGGCATTTCCATGGGTGGCTATGGCGCTTTGCTTATTGCGTTCAAGCATCCGCAGCTTTTTGCCGGTGTTGCCGCGCACTGCGCCGCCATCTTTACCGAGGTGCCGCGGCCGCCCCAGGGAGCCGATGACCGCATCGGAACGTGGCGCTACGGACTCGCCACCAAACTGTATGGCGATCCGCCGGACCCGGAGTTTTTTGACCAGCACAGTCCTCTGACGCTGGCGCGCCGGCAGGCTGCGGCCCTGCGCCAGCTCAAAATCTACTTCGATGTTGGCTCGGAAGACCGCTACCGCTTTGATGTCGGCAATCAGCGGCTGCATGAAACCCTGGAGTCCCTTGGCATACCCCACGAGTTTACGCTGGCTTCCGGCGGTCACGGCTGGGCTTTTCTCCTTGCGCGCAGCGAGGCGGCCTTTGGCTTTTGCTGGCGTACGCTGGCGTCGTCGCTGCGGGCCGAACCGGCAAAAGCCCTGAAAAAGAAGCCATGA
- a CDS encoding carboxymuconolactone decarboxylase family protein: MSDTQEPLIPTAGNAPTKSYSMLEPRMKKVYGAYYKELYYTPERRVLDPKIQELISIAASLVAKCEGCLDGHMKKALELGATKEEISETICIAAAINAAAMIDLSDRCAERLNLNHFPTTPPAAGASSSGSGAS, from the coding sequence ATGTCTGACACGCAGGAGCCTTTGATTCCGACCGCCGGAAATGCCCCGACCAAGTCCTACTCCATGCTCGAACCGCGCATGAAGAAAGTCTATGGGGCTTACTACAAGGAGTTGTACTACACCCCGGAGCGGCGGGTGCTCGATCCGAAAATCCAGGAACTCATCTCGATTGCGGCTTCGCTGGTGGCCAAGTGCGAAGGCTGTCTGGACGGTCACATGAAGAAAGCCCTCGAACTGGGGGCGACCAAGGAAGAAATCAGCGAAACCATCTGCATTGCGGCCGCCATCAATGCTGCTGCCATGATTGACCTGTCGGATCGCTGCGCCGAGCGCCTCAACCTCAACCACTTTCCCACGACACCGCCTGCCGCTGGCGCGTCCTCGTCAGGCTCCGGTGCGTCATGA